One Aliiroseovarius sediminilitoris DNA window includes the following coding sequences:
- a CDS encoding SMP-30/gluconolactonase/LRE family protein — protein sequence MTINVFSSTICQLGEGAFWHPEREQFFWFDILGKRLLTRDSEGERHWNFDDCVSAAGWVDRDTLVLADGSALWRFDIESGSRERLVGLEEDMPHTRSNDGRADPFGGFWIGSMGRNAEPGTGAIYRYYRGALHTLVENITITNAICFSPDGRHAYYTDTMDGRILRQPLDGDGWPKGAADVFLDLSDEPFGPDGAVVDQQGRFWNAQWGASRVACYDPDGCLVDTYALPTPQASCPAFGGPDLSTLFVTTAADGLTEDAMAGKTFAITTTTKGQSEHQVIL from the coding sequence ATGACCATTAACGTCTTTTCCAGCACCATTTGCCAACTGGGCGAGGGCGCGTTCTGGCACCCCGAACGCGAACAGTTTTTCTGGTTCGACATTCTGGGAAAACGACTTTTGACCCGCGATAGTGAGGGCGAGCGACACTGGAATTTCGACGATTGCGTTTCAGCCGCTGGCTGGGTGGATCGCGACACGCTGGTTCTGGCGGATGGCTCGGCGCTGTGGCGGTTCGACATCGAAAGCGGTTCGCGCGAGCGGCTGGTCGGGCTGGAAGAAGATATGCCGCATACCCGCTCCAATGACGGGCGCGCCGACCCCTTTGGCGGGTTCTGGATCGGCTCGATGGGCCGAAATGCGGAACCCGGGACTGGGGCGATCTATCGGTATTATCGTGGGGCGCTGCATACGCTGGTGGAGAATATCACGATCACCAACGCCATTTGCTTCTCGCCAGACGGGCGACACGCATACTACACCGACACAATGGACGGACGGATCCTACGTCAGCCGCTGGATGGCGATGGCTGGCCCAAAGGTGCAGCGGATGTGTTTCTGGACCTGTCTGACGAACCCTTCGGCCCCGACGGCGCGGTGGTCGATCAACAGGGACGGTTCTGGAACGCGCAATGGGGCGCGTCCCGGGTCGCCTGCTATGACCCGGATGGCTGCCTGGTTGACACCTATGCGCTGCCCACCCCCCAAGCGTCCTGCCCGGCCTTTGGTGGCCCAGACCTGAGCACGCTATTCGTCACCACCGCCGCCGATGGGCTGACCGAAGATGCCATGGCGGGCAAGACCTTCGCGATCACGACCACGACCAAGGGCCAATCTGAGCATCAGGTCATTCTGTGA
- a CDS encoding 2-dehydro-3-deoxy-6-phosphogalactonate aldolase, producing the protein MSREIIAILRGIQPDEAVAITDALIHAGITKIEVPLNSPNPFDSITRMIAHAGDRALIGAGTVLTVEAVDQLARLGAGMVVSPDANPDVISATKRHGMLSYPGVLTPTEAFAALRAGADGLKFFPAFKLGLDGFKALSAVLPQATRTYAVGGVGPADFVNWISAGITGFGLGSNIYQPGHTADEVAKAADQIVAAYDTATK; encoded by the coding sequence ATGAGCCGTGAAATCATCGCCATTTTGCGCGGCATCCAACCGGACGAGGCCGTGGCCATCACCGACGCACTGATCCATGCAGGCATCACCAAGATCGAGGTGCCATTGAACTCTCCCAACCCTTTCGACAGTATCACCCGTATGATCGCTCATGCCGGGGATCGCGCGCTGATCGGGGCGGGCACTGTTCTGACCGTGGAGGCGGTGGACCAACTGGCCAGGCTCGGTGCAGGCATGGTTGTTTCACCCGATGCCAACCCCGACGTGATCAGCGCCACGAAACGGCATGGCATGTTGTCCTATCCCGGTGTCCTGACCCCGACCGAGGCGTTTGCCGCACTGCGCGCAGGCGCTGACGGGCTGAAGTTCTTTCCCGCCTTCAAACTTGGGTTGGACGGGTTCAAGGCGCTGTCCGCCGTGTTACCCCAGGCCACGCGCACATATGCGGTGGGTGGTGTTGGCCCTGCGGATTTTGTCAACTGGATCAGTGCCGGGATCACCGGATTTGGCCTTGGCTCGAATATCTACCAGCCGGGCCATACTGCGGACGAGGTTGCCAAAGCCGCCGACCAGATCGTCGCGGCCTATGACACGGCTACCAAATGA
- a CDS encoding 2-dehydro-3-deoxygalactonokinase produces MNDTISKPDWIAVDWGTTHLRVWLMDNRGEVLDHRCSDQGMGVLARGTFEPTLRAMLSDVPGAKALPVIICGMAGSRQGWAEAPYASVPCPPPGVAQATRFQVDGLAVHILPGIKQDTPADVMRGEETQIAGFLAREPTFDGILCLPGSHTKWVHISAGEIVSFRTYMTGEMFALLGKQSVLRHSVDTTEWDQTAFDAGLSDTLSRPADLAAKLFSLRAEALLHDLSAPAARARLSALLIGAELASAKPYWLGQQVVVIGTTQLANAYHGALAQQGVAVRSADVGDLTLEGLTAAFHHLTGGPK; encoded by the coding sequence ATGAACGACACCATCAGCAAACCCGACTGGATCGCTGTCGATTGGGGCACCACACACCTGCGCGTCTGGTTGATGGACAACAGGGGTGAGGTTCTGGACCACCGGTGCAGCGACCAGGGCATGGGCGTGCTGGCGCGTGGCACATTCGAACCGACGCTGCGCGCCATGCTGTCGGATGTGCCGGGCGCAAAGGCCTTGCCGGTGATCATCTGCGGCATGGCCGGGTCGCGCCAAGGCTGGGCCGAGGCACCCTATGCCAGTGTGCCCTGCCCGCCACCCGGTGTTGCGCAGGCGACCCGGTTTCAGGTGGACGGGCTGGCGGTGCACATCCTGCCCGGCATCAAGCAAGATACCCCCGCCGACGTGATGCGCGGCGAAGAAACGCAGATCGCCGGGTTTCTGGCCCGCGAGCCGACCTTTGACGGCATCCTGTGCCTGCCGGGATCGCATACCAAATGGGTGCATATCAGCGCCGGCGAGATCGTCAGTTTCCGCACCTATATGACGGGTGAAATGTTTGCGCTGTTGGGCAAGCAATCCGTGCTGCGCCACTCGGTCGACACCACGGAATGGGACCAAACCGCCTTCGACGCCGGCCTTTCCGATACGTTGTCCCGGCCCGCCGACCTTGCCGCGAAGCTGTTTTCACTGCGGGCCGAGGCATTGCTGCACGACCTGTCCGCCCCGGCTGCCCGCGCGCGGCTGTCTGCGCTGTTGATCGGCGCGGAACTGGCATCGGCAAAGCCCTATTGGCTTGGGCAACAGGTGGTCGTCATCGGCACCACGCAATTGGCCAATGCCTATCACGGGGCGCTTGCACAACAGGGCGTCGCGGTGCGATCTGCCGATGTCGGAGACCTGACTCTGGAAGGGCTGACGGCGGCCTTTCACCACCTGACAGGAGGGCCAAAATGA
- a CDS encoding SDR family NAD(P)-dependent oxidoreductase, protein MTHPTFTDLGGASVFITGGGSGIGAALTEGFLRQGAKVAFVGRTDASDFVTQMEADTGNRPLFIQCDITDIAALKAAIADSTKAHGPITVLVNNAANDQRHATLDVDEAFWDWSQSINLKAYFFACQAVIPGMKQAGGGAIINFTSISYMMGNTGYPAYTTANSGINGMTRSLAREFGPDEIRVNALAPGWVLTQKQLELWADPEALAAHLERQCLKKHLDPDDIVTPTLFLASDASRMITGQSLAVDGGVVVSG, encoded by the coding sequence ATGACACACCCGACGTTTACCGACCTTGGCGGCGCATCCGTCTTCATCACTGGGGGCGGCTCCGGCATCGGGGCGGCACTGACCGAAGGCTTCCTGCGGCAAGGCGCGAAAGTGGCCTTTGTGGGCCGAACGGACGCCTCTGATTTTGTGACACAGATGGAAGCCGATACCGGCAATCGGCCCTTGTTCATCCAATGTGACATCACCGACATTGCCGCTCTGAAAGCCGCGATCGCCGACAGCACCAAGGCGCATGGCCCGATCACCGTGCTGGTCAACAATGCCGCCAATGATCAACGCCATGCCACACTGGACGTGGACGAAGCATTTTGGGATTGGTCGCAGTCAATCAACCTGAAGGCCTATTTCTTTGCCTGTCAGGCGGTCATTCCCGGCATGAAGCAGGCGGGCGGCGGGGCGATCATAAATTTTACATCCATCAGCTACATGATGGGCAACACCGGCTATCCAGCCTATACGACCGCCAATTCCGGCATCAACGGGATGACCCGCAGCCTTGCGCGGGAATTCGGTCCTGACGAGATCCGCGTCAACGCACTCGCTCCCGGCTGGGTGCTGACGCAAAAGCAACTGGAGCTTTGGGCCGACCCGGAAGCGCTTGCCGCCCACTTGGAACGGCAGTGCCTGAAAAAGCATCTGGACCCGGATGATATCGTCACCCCGACCCTGTTTCTGGCCTCTGACGCAAGCCGTATGATCACTGGGCAATCACTGGCCGTTGATGGCGGCGTGGTGGTGTCGGGATGA